The following proteins are encoded in a genomic region of Drosophila miranda strain MSH22 chromosome 4, D.miranda_PacBio2.1, whole genome shotgun sequence:
- the LOC108162440 gene encoding histidine-rich glycoprotein, with protein sequence MAQTFFIVVVLLGLGAIRAAPFHGHEHHQGGASSHASVHLTSHDDHQGHHEEAHHDDHHDSHAEYDFNYGVKDHKTGDVKEHSESRHGHKVTGHYELIDADGHKRTVHYTADKHNGFQAHVQREKLYDHHQVAVEQHGHGHGHGSGYEGGHVEFEEHSAQSGHGHEDYSHGHEGYSHGHGHSGGGSHTSGYSLKQEHGHGHGHGISHGHEHGHGYH encoded by the exons ATGGCCCAGACG tttttcattgTTGTTGTCCTGTTGGGCCTTGGGGCCATTCGGGCAGCTCCTTTTCACGGTCACGAGCACCATCAGGGTGGTGCCTCGAGTCATGCTTCGGTGCATTTGACATCGCATGACGATCATCAGGGACATCATGAGGAGGCTCATCACGACGATCATCATGATTCGCATGCCGAATACGACTTCAACTACGGCGTCAAGGATCACAAAACGGGCGATGTGAAGGAGCACAGTGAATCACGTCACGGCCATAAGGTTACCGGACACTATGAGTTGATAGACGCCGACGGACACAAGCGCACTGTCCACTATACTGCTGACAAGCACAACGGCTTCCAGGCCCATGTCCAGCGCGAGAAGCTCTACGATCACCATCAGGTGGCCGTCGAGCAGCACGGACATGGACACGGTCATGGCAGCGGCTATGAGGGCGGTCACGTTGAGTTCGAGGAGCATTCCGCTCAGTCCGGACATGGTCATGAGGATTACAGTCACGGCCATGAGGGTTACAGTCATGGGCATGGCCATAGCGGCGGCGGCTCTCATACCAGTGGCTACTCTCTAAAGCAGGAGCACGGCcatggacacggacacggaatCTCTCATGGACACGAGCACGGACATGGCTATCATTGA
- the LOC117188679 gene encoding protein toll-like — MEFLHNITYQLRLHWKMLEDAVLYHHLNAPCPDRCFCCFNRSTDHFTIDCTHADMQFYPDLPHSILYNATMHLDKNRIARIKQSLGHASLRKLYLFENQIVDFPFHLIPKNITHLDLRKNKLEALDDQVVDFFRDREGSTKRKIELSGNPWTCDCRAKYFLSFLRQKDPLEYIAALDRCNIFPSGTCPEACICCLDNSSLPSLIIDCRSKGLKAIPPLPTLISGESSLHFEGNYLESLPSNSLPGYAELGHLYLANNRLTEINQLPENIITLDIRNNSISLLNKQMRDFFDKRIAATTQLKLLLSGNPWTCTCEEKDFLQFVKSRSRYIENLTDLYCGGTAKLLIETDESDLCPSGLVHYVTLTISFMIIISTINLIVYFKQPLLIWFYEHNVCMSIAAQREFEKQKKFDAFLSFTHKDEELIKEFVERLETGAYKFRLCFYLRDWLVGVPIPECISQSVKDSKRVIILLTNHFLKSTWGRLEFRLALHATSQDRCKRLIVVLYPEVENFDDLDSELRSYMVLNTYLKRDDPNFWNKLVFSMPHVNVQQEPAPEAIELSVINRNE, encoded by the coding sequence ATGGAGTTCCTGCACAATATTACCTATCAATTGAGACTTCACTGGAAGATGCTGGAAGATGCTGTTTTATATCATCATTTGAATGCACCATGTCCTGATAGATGCTTTTGTTGCTTCAACCGCAGCACAGATCACTTTACGATCGACTGTACGCATGCCGATATGCAATTCTATCCTGACCTTCCGCATTCCATACTCTACAATGCCACCATGCATCTCGATAAGAATAGAATTGCCAGAATTAAACAATCATTGGGTCACGCTTCCCTAAGAAAACTTTATTTGTTTGAGAACCAAATAGTGGACTTTCCATTCCACTTGATTCCCAAGAACATCACACATTTGGATCTTCGAAAAAACAAGCTGGAGGCTCTCGATGATCAGGTGGTCGATTTCTTCAGAGACCGTGAGGGAAGCACCAAGCGGAAGATTGAACTATCGGGGAATCCCTGGACATGCGACTGCAGGGCAAAGTACTTTCTTTCGTTTCTGAGGCAGAAGGATCCGCTGGAGTATATCGCCGCCCTGGATCGTTGTAATATCTTCCCTTCAGGAACGTGTCCGGAGGCCTGCATCTGCTGTTTGGATAATTCTTCATTGCCTTCGTTGATTATCGACTGCAGATCTAAAGGACTCAAAGCAATACCTCCATTACCCACTCTGATATCTGGAGAATCGTCCCTTCACTTCGAAGGGAATTATCTCGAATCATTGCCATCCAATTCCCTGCCCGGATATGCAGAGTTGGGACATCTATATCTGGCCAACAATCGGCTAACCGAGATCAACCAACTTCCTGAGAATATAATAACTCTCGACATAAGAAACAATAGCATTTCTTTGCTGAACAAGCAGATGCGGGACTTCTTCGACAAGAGAATAGCCGCCACCACCCAGCTGAAGCTCCTACTCTCTGGGAATCCTTGGACTTGCACTTGCGAGGAGAAAGACTTCCTGCAATTTGTGAAGAGCCGTTCGCGGTATATTGAAAATCTTACCGACCTATACTGCGGTGGCACTGCGAAGCTCCTGATCGAGACGGATGAGAGCGATCTATGCCCTTCAGGATTGGTGCACTATGTGACTCTCACCATTTCCTTCATGATAATAATCTCAACTATAAACTTGATTGTTTACTTCAAGCAGCCCCTCCTGATCTGGTTCTACGAGCACAATGTATGTATGAGCATCGCCGCCCAGCGGGAGTTCGAAAAACAGAAGAAGTTCGATGCGTTTCTATCATTCACCCACAAGGACGAGGAGCTCATCAAAGAGTTCGTTGAGAGACTGGAGACTGGCGCGTACAAATTCCGACTCTGCTTCTATCTGCGCGACTGGCTCGTGGGGGTGCCAATTCCCGAGTGCATCAGCCAATCTGTGAAGGACTCGAAGCGCGTCATCATCCTGTTGACGAACCACTTCCTGAAGTCGACTTGGGGGCGACTGGAGTTCCGCCTCGCCCTGCATGCCACCTCCCAGGACCGATGCAAGCGCCTCATTGTGGTCCTCTATCCCGAAGTGGAGAACTTTGATGATCTCGACAGCGAGCTGCGCTCCTACATGGTGCTGAACACGTATCTCAAGCGAGATGACCCCAATTTCTGGAACAAGCTAGTATTTTCAATGCCCCATGTGAATGTGCAACAAGAACCCGCTCCAGAGGCAATAGAGCTGTCTGTCATAAATCGCAATGAGTAA